gcagtagcccaccaggctcctctgtccaggcacgaatactggagtgagcagcctttcccttctccaggggatcttcctgacccagggatcaaacccgggtcttctgcactgcaggtggattctttaccaactgagccactagggaagtcccaggagatgACACATATACATGTAATAAGCCTCCAGATTTAAAAGTGACTATAAATCCTGTTAGTTGTAACCATCTCAAAAGTCAAGGAAACAGCAGGAGTGGTGAGTCCAAAAATTACCTTCATCAGATAACCTAGAGAGAACAACCTTCTTTCAACAAAACACATCTGCAAACCTAAAAAGCTGGATCATAAATCCACGCAGCTCCTCCATTTAGAAGATCTCACAGGAAGAGCCCAATCTGACAGCATGAGTTAGAGTCGTCATTGGTGGTGCTtactggctcagtcatgtccgactctgcaactgcatggactgtagcccgccaggcccctctgtccatggggattctctaggaaaggatactggagtgaactgccatgccctcctccaggggatcttcccaacccagggatcgaacccaggtctccctcattgcaggcagattctttactgtctgagccaccagggaagccatgcatCTCCAAAATTAAGATTTTAGCTACATTCTCTTCACATTGGATAGAACTGCTGTCACTGCTCTGGAAATGAGTATGTATTAATATGCCTTCTCCTGTTATGAAGAGTAGAAACATAAGAGGTGGACATGGCTGCCTCTCAGGCTATTTTTAAATACTAGCTCATTTCACAGCTGCTGGCATAGCCGTGTTCAGTGATTTAAGTCTCACTCCTCTGGCCACGGTGAGTCACATCTGTGGGTTTGTACagcatttctctttccttccagccACTGAATGTTATCTCTGTCTGTGAATGTGTAGGTTTACTCTGCTCCACAATTTTCAGGTGATGAGGTTTTATTCTAGCAgttgaaattagaaaataaatactgGAAACAGATCTGTAGGGGCACATGTTTCATGCACATATACCAATTTGAGTATGTCCTAAACATGTACATGCATAATCAGGTTACACCGGGAAGTGTGGTTTAATCATGAACATGACCCTTCCACCTGCAAACCTCCACCAACGGTACTAAACAGAAGAACTAGCCCACTGATGATGTATATccaaaattcaaaaacaaacagaaagggcTCTTGATGTGCTAAAAAGAGCATTTTCTCTACCAAGTCGATTGTGAAcgtattgaaatatagttacttTACATAAAAACATACCACCAAGACATTCTCTGTACTGAATTAGGCAATTTATTAGGCTCCTATTATCCATGTCTAGAATGTGAACATGGATTGACATGCATTGTCTCATTTTGTGGATCTTACATGCATGTAGCCTCCAGCTGGGCCTTTGATTCTACTTGTCAGTTAGCTCAATGTGAGTAAATGATAAACACAGAATGATACAGAAGCCGGAGCAAGAAATCCCACCTAATACCAtataccataatttttttttttttttttgcaaaatcaaAATCATATCACAACTCtcttgtaaaaaataaatttcagagcaAGGCATTTCATTCGCCTCactgagaaaaataaagacatttctgtAATTTCAGAGCAATGAAATGTCCAACTATGGCTGAAGAGTACACCCTGAGAAGTAAATGATTTTAACGAACCCATTGAGGTTGATAAAGCTGTGTTAACCTAACATCGGGAAGGGACACGCGGTCCAGGCACAAAGGTCCCTGCTCACGTTGGGGGGCAGTTCTCCAAGGATGCTGTGTTATAAACATCCTCGTTGTCTTCAATGCTTGAAGCGTCTGTGGAGTCAGGGTCGCTCACCATGATTCCCACCGAAGAGAGACTGGTGATGAAGGCGTGCATCCGCTGAGCATAAATGTCTCTAATGTTAAAGTAAGGGAGCTCCTGACACTTCTCTGGCGGGTCCTCACTACACTGGTCCACATCGATGTCCTTTTGCTTCTGGTAGTACTTGGAGAACTTGTTGAAGATAATGGTGATGGGAAGGGCCACCACCAAGATGCCACAGATGATGCACGTGCTGGCGATCAGCTTTCCCACCAAGGTGACCGGGTGGGTGTCTCCATAGCCCACGGTCGTCATGCTGATGGTGGCCCACCACCAGCAGACGGGGATGCTGGTGAGGCTGGAGGTGTGGTCGTCCTTCTCCACAGAGTAGATAAGCACAGAAAAGATGGAGATGCCCACCGACAGGAAGAGAAGCAGCAGGCCAACCTCGTGGTAGCTATGCCTCAGTGTGGCACCGAGAGACCGAAGTCCCACCGAGTGCCGGGCAAGCTTGAGAATTCGGAAAATCCTCATGAGCCTGAGGATCTGGACCACTTTGCCCATGTTCTCGATGTCCTCACTCTCTTCCTCCTTGGTGTCTACAGCCAACGTGGCATAAAAGGGAACGATGGACACAAAGTCAATTATGTTCAGGGGGTTCTTCCAGAATTTCTTTTGACAGGGAGCGGTAACCAGCCGGATGGCCAGCTCGCCCGTGAACCAGGCGATGCACGCGATCTCCACACCTTCCAGCACAGGGTCGTCCACCTCCCCGTCCTCGTTCTGGAACTCCGACATGCTGTGGATGCACATGGCCACGATGGAGGCCAGCACCACGCTCAGGGAAGAGATGGCAATGAGCTTGGCCGACAGGCAGTAGGCTGGGTTCTCCATCCGGATCCAGATCTTCTTCCGGAGCTGGCCAAATCGCAGCTTGTCAAACTTCTCCAGCTCCTTCTCGAACAGAGACGACTCTTCGAAGGAGGAGTCGGTACTCACGTCGTTGCTCTTCTGGTCCCAGTCCTTCTCGTGGTTCTCCTCCTTCCGCTCCTGGTAGCGATTACTGCAGCAGGAATCCAGGAAGAGCTCGTTGATGCCCCAGTACTCAATCTCCTGGCAGAACGAGAACACGCACAGCTCCTCCATGACATGCAGCTTCCCCGTGTAATAGAAGTTCAAGACGTATCTGAACAGCGAGGGGTTGCGATCAAAGTAGTACTCTTTATCAGCCACGCTGTAGTCATCGCATAGTTCCAGGATGGCCTCTTCCGAGTGGCAGCTAAGCAGTTTCCCAAGTCTGGTGTGAGGGAAGCGCAAGAGGGTGCTCTGGTCGACCGTCTGCTTAAAGCCCCCCACGTTCAAGTTGACAAGTTCCTCGTCTGGTCCAGGGCGATGGAAAAACTCACCAAACACCATGGTGGATCCAGGCGGTGGAGAGCTGGCTGGGAAGGTAGACGAGGGAGTTCACGCTGGCCCTGAAAGGAACACAAGACGGCGTGAGCCCTGTTCCGAGCAGCCGTGCCAAGCTTATTTTTAATCTGCCCTTTCCAGGATAATGGGCtacattaaaagcaaaaacagaggGACTTTTCTGGCGGTCCAGGGGTTGGGATGCCATGCCTCCAACGCAGGGGGTGcggattggatccctggttggggaactgagatcccacgtgccacataACTcaaccagaaaaaataaataaatgaaacaaaagtcatcttattaaaaaagaaagactacataccattaaaaaaaaaaaagaaagcaaaatagaaaacaaaataaaaaagaatatactaTCCCCCTTTGACAATAAGAAATTCAACATAAAAtaggtttttagtttttaaagaatgggtttatatat
This DNA window, taken from Bubalus kerabau isolate K-KA32 ecotype Philippines breed swamp buffalo chromosome 11, PCC_UOA_SB_1v2, whole genome shotgun sequence, encodes the following:
- the KCNS3 gene encoding potassium voltage-gated channel subfamily S member 3, translating into MVFGEFFHRPGPDEELVNLNVGGFKQTVDQSTLLRFPHTRLGKLLSCHSEEAILELCDDYSVADKEYYFDRNPSLFRYVLNFYYTGKLHVMEELCVFSFCQEIEYWGINELFLDSCCSNRYQERKEENHEKDWDQKSNDVSTDSSFEESSLFEKELEKFDKLRFGQLRKKIWIRMENPAYCLSAKLIAISSLSVVLASIVAMCIHSMSEFQNEDGEVDDPVLEGVEIACIAWFTGELAIRLVTAPCQKKFWKNPLNIIDFVSIVPFYATLAVDTKEEESEDIENMGKVVQILRLMRIFRILKLARHSVGLRSLGATLRHSYHEVGLLLLFLSVGISIFSVLIYSVEKDDHTSSLTSIPVCWWWATISMTTVGYGDTHPVTLVGKLIASTCIICGILVVALPITIIFNKFSKYYQKQKDIDVDQCSEDPPEKCQELPYFNIRDIYAQRMHAFITSLSSVGIMVSDPDSTDASSIEDNEDVYNTASLENCPPT